From the genome of Trichomycterus rosablanca isolate fTriRos1 chromosome 18, fTriRos1.hap1, whole genome shotgun sequence:
CTGTCATGAGATTAAATGGCCTTTGTAAATATTTAAGCATTGCTTTGTGTTGTACTTATGAATGCTTATAAAGCTGTGTAATGCAGGCCCAGTGGTGGTACCTTTCCTACtaagcattttaaataatttttaatattaatatatcagGGTTCCTTTAAGACAAACCAAACGTGTGTTCCTTGCCCGTCATATTAAATTGTACACTATATTAGGTTTCCATTCAGCCTTTCTGTTTGAATGAaagaatattaattatttaccaAAGTGCACCTTCAGAACCAAATGCCTCTGCAGTGTAAAAACCTCCGCCATGTCACAAACACTGGATATGTAGATGTCGACATAAGAGTTAAACTGCGTGGATGAAATAAAACCATTTCAGACAGGTTAGTattttctgtttacattttaggAAAACCTGGGGTAATAAAGAAGATATTGTATTTACAAGTTGTTAAATGCCAGGAAGTTTACAGACACTAGAAAAAACTAGAAGGATGAATGGCGAGTTGAGATGTAAGAGTCTGTTACTGATTGAAAGGTTAATAGACCAAAAACTACTAGATCAGCACAATATGATGATTGCTCAACATACATTTCCTGTTGGGATTCCTGCAGACTGAATGAACACCAAGCTTAATACTTGTAGTGTACCTGAGTGTTACAGAAAGGTTTAAAACATTGTCCTGCATCTCTAATTTTGATCCTTTGTTTCTCATTTTCAAAACAACCAGGATTTATTTTACCACTGGGAAAATCTACTTGGACATTAACCCCAGGAATGTAAACAGGACCAAGGGATTACAAGCATTCAAGTGGAAATGTACATGATGTGTGGTGTAAACAGCTGATTACTCCTGCTTCCTCTAAAGCCATGGCAGATAAACTCATGAACTCGTCTACCAACCTGACAGTACCGCTCAGCTGCAGCTATGATGAATCGTACAAGTATGTTATTTTACCTTTGTGCTACTCTGTCACATTCTTGCTCAGCATTGTCCTGAACTCTACTGTTCTTCTGCGTTCATACCGTGGTGCCCACAGATGGAATGCCTCGCTGATTTACATGGTCAACCTGGCTTCTACAGACTTGATGTACAGTCTATCTTTGCCATTTCTGGTGGCTAGCTATGTCATGCATGACCATTGGGTATTTGGGGACTTCATGTGCAGACTGGTGCGCTTTCTCTTCTATTTTAACCTCTACTGCAGCATCTTATTCCTTACTTGCATCTCTGTGCATCGCTACATGGGCATCTGCCACCCTATCAAGACCATCACCATGGAAAGCAAGCGTGCCGTGAAGAGCACATGTTGCGTAGTATGGGTCGTGGTGTTTCTGCTCACATGCCCAATTTTTCGTTTTGCTCAAACTGGCAACGTTTTTCGAGAAAACACTGCAGGCTCAGAGACGTACACAAACTGTTTTGACGTTGCAACAGATCATGAGTTCTCAGAGTACATCCCATATGGAATCCTTCTTCACATTATGGGCTTCTTCGTTCCCTTCATCGTCATCGCATGGTGTTACTCGCAGGTGGTGCGAACCATTATTCAGACCCTGCACACCCAGCCAAATATGCAGGAGGGTGGCAATAGTGaaacaggcactgccaatcaccCATCGATATCCATCTCTGGCTCGCAGCATGCTCCATATATCAGCATGCGCCGCAAGTCTATCAAAACCATCATCACCATAACCTTCTTGTTTGCGCTTTGCTTCCTGCCATTCCATATCACCCGGACGCTCTACCTCATATTTAAACAGAGAAATGCAGGGTGCCACATCATGCAGGCTATCTCCATCTGCTACAAAGTGACTCGACCCCTGGCATCGTTTAATTCCTGGCTCAACGCTCTACTTTACTACCTAACAGGGGACAACGGGATATCTTGCTGTGAATTTTCAGACAGCAATCATTACACACACCATGTTTGGCCATCAAGGCCTCTTGGAGGACTGAAAACTAAAGAGGTgggggaacagggtgaaaaggatCCAAACTATAATCTGGAGAATGCCTCCAAACCCAAAGGGATTACACACAGGACTGTGAATATAGCCAAACCTTTTGCATGGTGGCTTTCATATGAACTGTCTGAAtaattttacacatttatttattgttctaaCTTTATCTACTAATTGCTTGGTATATGGCTGCTTTCCTCAGGAGAAATGTTTAACTGTATATTCAACACAGTTTTGagctgtaaatacatttaggAATAAGTTTATTAGAGAATtataataaagtaatttaattttaattctcCATCTACATGTTACAAATTCCACCTATTGTAGTTTTAACCAAACCACAGTTTGTGAAGCAATGAGGTGGATTTTGCCTTTATTATGGGTGGTAACCTATTAGTTTTCACTAATTATCTCTACATCACTCTGCACTTTCACCATGTCAGAAGCAGAGACTTTATATCCATACTTTATATCCATTAAagcattttacttttatttatttatcagtagCTAAATGTAGGTAACATTAGCAAAAAGGTTGGAGCTAACCACCTCATTTGCTAGCAGATAACTAAGCTGATTAATTACAATAGCATATTTttagcatattattattattagcaggtAATTCTGCAATAAATCAGTTTTTGAAGGAACTTTtacaattaaaatatattaaaataaaataaataaaccagtaGGTACAAATATTTTTGAGTACAGGGGCACTTtgaatttacatttgcattctACACTTAGCATTTTACAGTTAGCATTTTACAGTTagcattttacagttttttttttttttttactcctttttgttcatattttcACTACTTTTGGAATTGAAAGAGCTATTTGTTGCCTTAATACAGACagctgtgtatataaatattattttatttctattaatcatttattttttgactaTTAGCATTCAGGTAAATGAGTTACGCAATGAGAAAGCTGAAAAAGTATTTATcaaatatagtgtacatttttggaaaaacaaacagaaactgttactgttactaATTGTTACTAATGTATGATATTAATAGGAACCTGTTAGTCTTTACTGTCTTGATCctgacaaaaaaaattaaaacactaTTTCTTCAATACTTCTGTTTTATGGACAGGATTGCTATATGTACAGTTgaaaacacttttttaaacctataaccaattatttttttgtgaaGTTCTTACAAAACCAGCCCCttcacagtaaacatttaaagATCTACAATTTCATCTTGAATTATCTTGAAAATTATCTTGATGTAGCTAATCATAATATTTCTACTGTATTCTTTAACGCTGGCATGGAAAGATACATTTATGTTTCCAgatattattcaggtggtggaccattctcagcacagtgGTGTCACTAAATCGGTCGAGGCATGATAGTATATTAGACCCACCAGTATCCACAATTAATCTAATATCGGTAAAACAGTCTTAGCGCCAAAAAACCATCTATGTAAATTATGCTCCAGGTGTTTATTCATATTGGTTCAGACTGCAACCAGACATAACTTAGCTGGTGAACACTTCTCAACACAGCAGTAaaactgacatggtagtgtgtattgcttatgaataaatacaaatgaattAGCACCAATGAAAAAGGACCCCACAGAGTCACTGATATCCAGCAATTATTTGACAAGTGGGCCTTATATAGTGCTGTGAAGTAATATGAATATTAGACAAAGataacccaagtaaacacaaaatgcttttttaatggTAATTTCCTTTACTGAAAAAATGCTgttaaacatcacttaaatacaTCACTTAAAACATTACTTAAATAGAAACTttctggcaatgtgaagcagtCTAAAATGTctcaaacatctaaagaaccGCAGACCTCATTTGCCTCAGTTAAGTTCAGTGTACacaattccacaataagaaagacactGGGCAACAATGACATCAATGGGAGAGAGTTGCAATTCGTAATCAACGtctgaccaaaaagaacacaatgGCTCATCTTGCATTTGCCTAAAAACATCTAGATGACCTCAAAGACTGATGATCCAATGATGATATTCTGTGGAAGCttaaataaatggaatgatCATCCATCCCAAAAGCTGCTTGTGTTGTCTTCATCATTTATTGAAATGAGTTGGAAGATGTCTACAAAGTAGAAGAAATCAGGTGAGAAGCAAAGACTTgtttacagcactgtatatacatgctTGTGTTACAGCTT
Proteins encoded in this window:
- the LOC134332942 gene encoding P2Y purinoceptor 3, producing the protein MADKLMNSSTNLTVPLSCSYDESYKYVILPLCYSVTFLLSIVLNSTVLLRSYRGAHRWNASLIYMVNLASTDLMYSLSLPFLVASYVMHDHWVFGDFMCRLVRFLFYFNLYCSILFLTCISVHRYMGICHPIKTITMESKRAVKSTCCVVWVVVFLLTCPIFRFAQTGNVFRENTAGSETYTNCFDVATDHEFSEYIPYGILLHIMGFFVPFIVIAWCYSQVVRTIIQTLHTQPNMQEGGNSETGTANHPSISISGSQHAPYISMRRKSIKTIITITFLFALCFLPFHITRTLYLIFKQRNAGCHIMQAISICYKVTRPLASFNSWLNALLYYLTGDNGISCCEFSDSNHYTHHVWPSRPLGGLKTKEVGEQGEKDPNYNLENASKPKGITHRTVNIAKPFAWWLSYELSE